A part of Oncorhynchus gorbuscha isolate QuinsamMale2020 ecotype Even-year linkage group LG09, OgorEven_v1.0, whole genome shotgun sequence genomic DNA contains:
- the LOC124043018 gene encoding SLIT and NTRK-like protein 5 isoform X1: MEHTLSYLTRNVHIYPLLRQHNSVSLAVNTGIMHHWTVFLLLATASVGIVEMFDNYGEICRRLCACEEKEGILTVGCESRGIVDLSEVSPVYFTTYNLLLTGNLLKRLSTNDFVEYNGLTILHLGNNDISTVEPGAFNGLQGLKRLHLNNNQMDALTEDLFIGLESLEYLQLDYNSIAHVEPKAFSKLHRLEVLILNDNIISTLPTDIFQHVPLTHLDLRGNQLKLFPYLGLLEHMDSIIELQLEENPWNCSCELIALKAWLESISYTALVGDVVCEFPFRLHGRDLDEVSKQELCPRRAIAEYEMRPRAHQTTDAYFRTTRASVTSSFTSRSRPTKGPRQSGKLKSKPTSRIPSNKPQNYGQIVSYQTKSPMPLDCPTACTCNLQISDLGLNVNCQERKIERISDLNPKPYNPKKMYLTGNFIPVVRRSDFIELIGLDLLHLGNNRIAHIHDRAFGDLTHLRRLYLNGNLIDRLTVDMFFGLESLQFLYLEYNVIREIVSDTFQHVSNLQLLFLNNNLLKTLPRGIFNGLTLARLNLRNNHLRSLPVSGVLGQLTSLVQVDLFENPWDCGCSVMKMKMWLEQLSSGTVVDNVICGSPKKLFGEDMRYIKTINFCLNNSDILASMIPPSEESVPGSTITIETSLDYDTQINGVPLSVTILALLLMFIVSVFVAAGLFAAVKKRRQKTLNEQNNSMNACISSLNMEYGLYKKGSIPKVRTSAGHVYEYIPSPTEQTCKNTVCSPTVYRPMENKSVDGYRDFDQLNVTFLNNHSEEEAGSNAISAEYGVSTPLNKHSPLQDDVLDPDEPSPYSSTLPCRHTAHSSNQYNSDFNVRHQYTHPERIQQTILYCTAPSAVYVEPNISEYWELKAKLHSDPDYLEVLEKRTTFTQF; the protein is encoded by the exons ATGGAGCATACGTTGTCATACCTAACAAGGAACGTTCATATTTACCC ATTACTTCGGCAGCACAACAGTGTGAGTTTAGCCGTCAACACGGGGATAATGCATCACTGGACTGTATTCCTGTTGTTGGCGACTGCATCAGTGGGCATCGTTGAGATGTTTGACAATTATGGAGAGATATGTCGAAGATTGTGTGCCtgtgaggagaaagaggggatacTGACTGTGGGCTGTGAAAGTAGAGGAATAGTCGATCTCTCTGAAGTTAGCCCTGTGTACTTCACAACCTATAATTTACTGCTCACGGGGAACCTTTTGAAGAGGCTCTCCACCAATGACTTTGTTGAATACAATGGGCTTACAATATTGCATCTGGGCAACAATGACATATCTACAGTTGAACCAGGAGCTTTTAATGGACTTCAAGGATTAAAAAGATTACATCTCAACAATAACCAAATGGATGCCTTGACGGAAGATCTTTTCATCGGCCTTGAAAGTCTGGAATATCTTCAGCTAGACTACAATTCCATCGCCCATGTCGAGCCAAAAGCCTTCAGCAAACTGCATCGTCTGGAGGTCCTAATTTTAAATGACAACATCATTTCTACTCTTCCCACTGACATTTTCCAACATGTCCCTTTGACTCACCTTGACCTGAGGGGGAATCAACTGAAACTATTCCCTTATTTGGGTCTTTTGGAACACATGGACAGCATTATAGAATTACAACTAGAGGAGAACCCATGGAACTGCTCTTGTGAGCTGATTGCACTGAAGGCCTGGCTCGAGAGCATATCCTACACCGCTTTAGTGGGTGATGTGGTCTGTGAGTTTCCATTCCGGCTTCATGGGAGAGATCTTGATGAAGTCTCTAAACAGGAACTGTGCCCCAGGAGAGCTATTGCAGAGTATGAGATGCGTCCCCGGGCACATCAGACCACTGATGCATACTTCAGGACCACACGAGCCTCAGTTACATCCTCATTCACATCCCGGTCAAGGCCCACCAAGGGACCTCGCCAGTCAGGCAAGTTAAAGTCAAAACCCACATCTCGCATCCCCTCCAATAAACCGCAAAACTATGGTCAAATAGTTTCATATCAAACCAAATCCCCAATGCCGTTGGACTGTCCTACTGCCTGTACTTGCAATCTCCAAATTTCAGACCTTGGTCTGAATGTCAACTGccaagagagaaagattgagcGAATCTCTGACTTAAATCCCAAACCCTACAATCCCAAAAAGATGTATCTCACAGGGAATTTTATCCCTGTGGTGCGGAGATCAGATTTCATTGAATTGATTGGATTAGATTTGCTTCACCTTGGCAACAATCGGATCGCTCACATCCATGACCGAGCCTTTGGGGATTTAACACACTTACGCAGGCTGTACTTGAATGGGAATTTGATAGACCGTCTCACAGTCGATATGTTCTTTGGATTAGAGAGTCTGCAGTTCCTATATTTAGAATACAATGTCATTAGAGAAATTGTTTCAGACACCTTTCAGCATGTCTCCAACCTTCAGCTGCTCTTCCTAAACAATAACCTCCTGAAGACCTTACCCCGGGGAATCTTTAATGGGTTGACATTGGCCAGACTAAATCTTCGTAATAATCACCTCCGCAGCCTGCCTGTCAGTGGCGTGTTGGGTCAACTGACGTCACTGGTGCAGGTAGACTTGTTCGAGAACCCCTGGGATTGCGGCTGCTCCGTCATGAAGATGAAGATGTGGCTGGAACAGCTCAGCAGTGGCACGGTTGTGGACAATGTCATCTGTGGCTCCCCTAAGAAGCTGTTCGGGGAGGATATGCGATACATTAAGACAATTAATTTCTGCCTAAATAACTCTGATATCCTTGCGTCCATGATCCCACCTTCGGAAGAATCTGTTCCCGGGAGCACcatcaccatagaaacatcaTTAGATTACGACACACAGATCAACGGTGTTCCCCTGTCTGTTACGATCCTTGCCCTGCTCCTGATGTTCATCGTTTCGGTGTTTGTCGCCGCGGGACTGTTTGCAGCTGTGAAGAAGAGACGTCAAAAGACACTAAATGAGCAGAATAACTCCATGAACGCGTGCATTAGTTCGCTGAACATGGAGTACGGTCTTTACAAAAAGGGATCCATTCCAAAAGTCAGAACGTCTGCAGGGCATGTGTACGAGTACATCCCCTCTCCCACTGAACAAACGTGCAAAAACACCGTCTGTAGCCCCACAGTGTATCGGCCAATGGAGAACAAATCAGTAGATGGGTACAGAGACTTTGATCAGTTGAATGTGACGTTTCTGAATAATCACTCGGAAGAAGAGGCGGGTAGTAACGCAATAAGTGCTGAATACGGTGTTAGTACTCCACTCAACAAACACTCCCCTTTACAAGACGATGTCCTAGACCCAGACGAGCCGTCACCCTACAGCAGTACTTTACCATGCAGGCATACTGCCCATTCATCAAATCAGTATAACTCAGACTTTAATGTCAGACATCAATACACGCACCCAGAAAGAATACAGCAGACAATATTGTATTGCACAGCACCGAGTGCTGTTTATGTTGAACCTAACATAAGTGAGTACTGGGAACTGAAAGCCAAACTTCATAGTGATCCCGACTACCTTGAAGTTCTTGAGAAACGTACCACGTTCACCCAGTTTTGA
- the LOC124043018 gene encoding SLIT and NTRK-like protein 5 isoform X2 codes for MHHWTVFLLLATASVGIVEMFDNYGEICRRLCACEEKEGILTVGCESRGIVDLSEVSPVYFTTYNLLLTGNLLKRLSTNDFVEYNGLTILHLGNNDISTVEPGAFNGLQGLKRLHLNNNQMDALTEDLFIGLESLEYLQLDYNSIAHVEPKAFSKLHRLEVLILNDNIISTLPTDIFQHVPLTHLDLRGNQLKLFPYLGLLEHMDSIIELQLEENPWNCSCELIALKAWLESISYTALVGDVVCEFPFRLHGRDLDEVSKQELCPRRAIAEYEMRPRAHQTTDAYFRTTRASVTSSFTSRSRPTKGPRQSGKLKSKPTSRIPSNKPQNYGQIVSYQTKSPMPLDCPTACTCNLQISDLGLNVNCQERKIERISDLNPKPYNPKKMYLTGNFIPVVRRSDFIELIGLDLLHLGNNRIAHIHDRAFGDLTHLRRLYLNGNLIDRLTVDMFFGLESLQFLYLEYNVIREIVSDTFQHVSNLQLLFLNNNLLKTLPRGIFNGLTLARLNLRNNHLRSLPVSGVLGQLTSLVQVDLFENPWDCGCSVMKMKMWLEQLSSGTVVDNVICGSPKKLFGEDMRYIKTINFCLNNSDILASMIPPSEESVPGSTITIETSLDYDTQINGVPLSVTILALLLMFIVSVFVAAGLFAAVKKRRQKTLNEQNNSMNACISSLNMEYGLYKKGSIPKVRTSAGHVYEYIPSPTEQTCKNTVCSPTVYRPMENKSVDGYRDFDQLNVTFLNNHSEEEAGSNAISAEYGVSTPLNKHSPLQDDVLDPDEPSPYSSTLPCRHTAHSSNQYNSDFNVRHQYTHPERIQQTILYCTAPSAVYVEPNISEYWELKAKLHSDPDYLEVLEKRTTFTQF; via the coding sequence ATGCATCACTGGACTGTATTCCTGTTGTTGGCGACTGCATCAGTGGGCATCGTTGAGATGTTTGACAATTATGGAGAGATATGTCGAAGATTGTGTGCCtgtgaggagaaagaggggatacTGACTGTGGGCTGTGAAAGTAGAGGAATAGTCGATCTCTCTGAAGTTAGCCCTGTGTACTTCACAACCTATAATTTACTGCTCACGGGGAACCTTTTGAAGAGGCTCTCCACCAATGACTTTGTTGAATACAATGGGCTTACAATATTGCATCTGGGCAACAATGACATATCTACAGTTGAACCAGGAGCTTTTAATGGACTTCAAGGATTAAAAAGATTACATCTCAACAATAACCAAATGGATGCCTTGACGGAAGATCTTTTCATCGGCCTTGAAAGTCTGGAATATCTTCAGCTAGACTACAATTCCATCGCCCATGTCGAGCCAAAAGCCTTCAGCAAACTGCATCGTCTGGAGGTCCTAATTTTAAATGACAACATCATTTCTACTCTTCCCACTGACATTTTCCAACATGTCCCTTTGACTCACCTTGACCTGAGGGGGAATCAACTGAAACTATTCCCTTATTTGGGTCTTTTGGAACACATGGACAGCATTATAGAATTACAACTAGAGGAGAACCCATGGAACTGCTCTTGTGAGCTGATTGCACTGAAGGCCTGGCTCGAGAGCATATCCTACACCGCTTTAGTGGGTGATGTGGTCTGTGAGTTTCCATTCCGGCTTCATGGGAGAGATCTTGATGAAGTCTCTAAACAGGAACTGTGCCCCAGGAGAGCTATTGCAGAGTATGAGATGCGTCCCCGGGCACATCAGACCACTGATGCATACTTCAGGACCACACGAGCCTCAGTTACATCCTCATTCACATCCCGGTCAAGGCCCACCAAGGGACCTCGCCAGTCAGGCAAGTTAAAGTCAAAACCCACATCTCGCATCCCCTCCAATAAACCGCAAAACTATGGTCAAATAGTTTCATATCAAACCAAATCCCCAATGCCGTTGGACTGTCCTACTGCCTGTACTTGCAATCTCCAAATTTCAGACCTTGGTCTGAATGTCAACTGccaagagagaaagattgagcGAATCTCTGACTTAAATCCCAAACCCTACAATCCCAAAAAGATGTATCTCACAGGGAATTTTATCCCTGTGGTGCGGAGATCAGATTTCATTGAATTGATTGGATTAGATTTGCTTCACCTTGGCAACAATCGGATCGCTCACATCCATGACCGAGCCTTTGGGGATTTAACACACTTACGCAGGCTGTACTTGAATGGGAATTTGATAGACCGTCTCACAGTCGATATGTTCTTTGGATTAGAGAGTCTGCAGTTCCTATATTTAGAATACAATGTCATTAGAGAAATTGTTTCAGACACCTTTCAGCATGTCTCCAACCTTCAGCTGCTCTTCCTAAACAATAACCTCCTGAAGACCTTACCCCGGGGAATCTTTAATGGGTTGACATTGGCCAGACTAAATCTTCGTAATAATCACCTCCGCAGCCTGCCTGTCAGTGGCGTGTTGGGTCAACTGACGTCACTGGTGCAGGTAGACTTGTTCGAGAACCCCTGGGATTGCGGCTGCTCCGTCATGAAGATGAAGATGTGGCTGGAACAGCTCAGCAGTGGCACGGTTGTGGACAATGTCATCTGTGGCTCCCCTAAGAAGCTGTTCGGGGAGGATATGCGATACATTAAGACAATTAATTTCTGCCTAAATAACTCTGATATCCTTGCGTCCATGATCCCACCTTCGGAAGAATCTGTTCCCGGGAGCACcatcaccatagaaacatcaTTAGATTACGACACACAGATCAACGGTGTTCCCCTGTCTGTTACGATCCTTGCCCTGCTCCTGATGTTCATCGTTTCGGTGTTTGTCGCCGCGGGACTGTTTGCAGCTGTGAAGAAGAGACGTCAAAAGACACTAAATGAGCAGAATAACTCCATGAACGCGTGCATTAGTTCGCTGAACATGGAGTACGGTCTTTACAAAAAGGGATCCATTCCAAAAGTCAGAACGTCTGCAGGGCATGTGTACGAGTACATCCCCTCTCCCACTGAACAAACGTGCAAAAACACCGTCTGTAGCCCCACAGTGTATCGGCCAATGGAGAACAAATCAGTAGATGGGTACAGAGACTTTGATCAGTTGAATGTGACGTTTCTGAATAATCACTCGGAAGAAGAGGCGGGTAGTAACGCAATAAGTGCTGAATACGGTGTTAGTACTCCACTCAACAAACACTCCCCTTTACAAGACGATGTCCTAGACCCAGACGAGCCGTCACCCTACAGCAGTACTTTACCATGCAGGCATACTGCCCATTCATCAAATCAGTATAACTCAGACTTTAATGTCAGACATCAATACACGCACCCAGAAAGAATACAGCAGACAATATTGTATTGCACAGCACCGAGTGCTGTTTATGTTGAACCTAACATAAGTGAGTACTGGGAACTGAAAGCCAAACTTCATAGTGATCCCGACTACCTTGAAGTTCTTGAGAAACGTACCACGTTCACCCAGTTTTGA